The following coding sequences lie in one Klebsiella huaxiensis genomic window:
- a CDS encoding MarR family winged helix-turn-helix transcriptional regulator encodes MTEDDLFARRPMGMRMAMVVRQWRAIIDSAITDTGLTQSSWTVLMQLHQLGDNVSVSELAEVQGIELPPLMRTLTQLEKQGYLLRSTSPYDKRIRLLTLTAKGRTRLEELNRVIETYQNRVTRTIPEAELATFSATLNHIACNLRTIREEDNKI; translated from the coding sequence ATGACCGAAGACGACCTGTTTGCCCGCCGCCCAATGGGGATGCGTATGGCGATGGTGGTGCGCCAGTGGCGCGCGATTATCGATTCTGCCATTACCGACACTGGCCTGACTCAGTCAAGCTGGACGGTGCTGATGCAGCTGCATCAGCTGGGGGATAACGTCTCGGTCAGCGAGCTGGCGGAGGTGCAGGGCATTGAACTGCCGCCGCTGATGCGCACCCTCACGCAGCTGGAAAAGCAGGGCTATCTGCTGCGTTCTACATCGCCCTATGACAAGCGTATACGCCTGCTGACGCTGACGGCGAAAGGCCGAACAAGGCTGGAAGAGCTGAACCGCGTGATTGAGACTTATCAAAATCGCGTCACCCGAACCATTCCCGAGGCGGAACTTGCCACCTTCAGCGCCACGTTAAATCACATCGCCTGCAATCTGCGGACTATCCGCGAAGAAGATAATAAGATCTAA
- a CDS encoding DUF1127 domain-containing protein, which yields MEFHENRAKQPFIGFVFLGRAIRKWWLRMQTRRVLQRMSDEQLRDVGLRRDQIN from the coding sequence ATGGAATTTCACGAGAACCGGGCAAAACAGCCGTTTATCGGCTTCGTATTTTTAGGGCGAGCGATCAGAAAATGGTGGCTTCGGATGCAAACGCGACGAGTTTTGCAGCGAATGAGCGATGAACAGCTGAGAGACGTCGGATTAAGACGGGATCAGATCAATTAA